From the Bacteroidota bacterium genome, the window ATGCGCAAAGGCGCGAAAGGAAAGCGCCGGAAGCAGCCTGAGCGAAGCGACGGGGGCGGCGCGCCGCCGGCCGCGGAGTGAGGCCGTGATCCGGCTCGACCGGCCGGAGCGCGTTCGCGACCAGCTGGCCTTCCTCTCGGGCCGGCGCAAGGAGCACTTCATCGCCTTCTATCTCAACGCCGACAACGGCCTCATCCATCGCGAGACGGTCTCGATCGGGACGCTGACCGCGAGCCTCGTCCATCCGCGGGAGGTGTTCGCGCCGGCCATCGAGCACCGCGCGGCGGCGGTGCTCGTCGCTCACAACCATCCCTCCGGAAACCCCCACCCTTCGGCCGAAGACCGCGCGGCGACGCGCCGGCTGGTCGCGGCCGG encodes:
- the radC gene encoding DNA repair protein RadC; translated protein: MIRLDRPERVRDQLAFLSGRRKEHFIAFYLNADNGLIHRETVSIGTLTASLVHPREVFAPAIEHRAAAVLVAHNHPSGNPHPSAEDRAATRRLVAAGKLLGIPLIDHVVISEHRYFSFRERGLM